One part of the Quercus lobata isolate SW786 chromosome 7, ValleyOak3.0 Primary Assembly, whole genome shotgun sequence genome encodes these proteins:
- the LOC115953263 gene encoding uncharacterized protein LOC115953263: protein MASSIAYASNLALLRGENHHNDDAAVSASSPNALCAAPLNFVRLSNNYRIRRCSRSVGVPRAAAEVVDNRIAEKEEQAVKKRRVLRVGIVCGGPSAERGISLNSARSVLDNIQGEDFHVSCYYIDYNLNAYAISSAQVYSNTPADFDFKLESLAQGFQSLSEFAEHLTTSVDIVFPVIHGRYGEDGGIQELLEEYNIPFVGTGSNECRQAFDKYDASLELSKQGFITVPNFLVQGNEGNEYELSKWFSRNQLDPYSGKVVVKPARAGSSIGVKVAYGVLDSLTKADEIISEGIDDKVLIEIFLEGGSEFTAIVLDVGSGLDCHPVVLLPTEVELQFHGSVDITEKDAIFNYRRKYLPTQQVAYHTPPRFPIDVIETIREGASLLFQRLGLRDFARIDGWFLPNSVHMSSSSESKFGRTELGNIIFTDINLISGMEQTSFLFQQSSKVGFSHSNILRTIIYRACLRFPNLASFSSGSSHLPRRSKSAQISKAFSINESTRKVFVIFGGDTSERQVSLMSGTNVWLNLQAFDDLEVTPCLLAPTSEFVSGVDSNNKESDVSSRTVWSLPYSLVLRHTTEEVIAACMEAIEPARAALTSQLRNKVIDNLMEGLTKHSWFTGFDIADEPPRRFSLEQWIKLAKEVQATVFIAVHGGIGEDGTLQSLLEAARVPYTGPGVISSKTCMDKVATSLALNHLATRGVLTINKDVWRKEDLIKMPILGIWHDLTSKLQCETLCIKPARDGCSTGVARLCCAKDLEVYVKALDDCLLRIPSNSLSKAHGMIEMPNLPPDQLIFEPFIETDEIIVSSKSMNENGHHLMWRGRSRWVEITVGVIGKRGSMHSLSPSITIKETGDILSLEEKFQGGTGINLTPPPLSIISKEALERCKEYIELIANTLQLEGFSRIDAFVNVDSGEVLIIEVNTVPGMTPSTVLIHQALSEQPPVYPHQFFRMLLDLASERST, encoded by the exons ATGGCTTCGTCGATCGCTTACGCTTCCAACCTCGCCTTGCTCCGCGGCGAGAACCACCACAACGACGACGCCGCCGTTTCAGCTTCTTCACCGAACGCTCTCTGTGCTGCTCCTCTGAATTTCGTGCGATTGAGCAACAACTACAGAATCAGAAGATGTTCGCGGAGCGTTGGAGTTCCACGCGCCGCCGCGGAGGTTGTGGATAACCGGATCGCAGAGAAGGAAGAGCAAGCGGTGAAGAAACGTAGAGTTCTTAGAGTCGGTATCGTTTGCGGTGGTCCCTCGGCGGAGCGTGGAATTTCACTTAACTCTGCGAGATCGGTCCTCGATAATATtcag GGAGAGGATTTTCATGTTAGCTGCTATTACATTGATTACAATCTCAATGCGTATGCAATATCCTCAGCCCAG GTATACTCAAACACTCCCGCCGATTTTGATTTTAAACTTGAAAG CCTTGCCCAAGGTTTCCAGTCTCTGTCTGAATTTGCAGAACATCTTACTACATCAGTGGACATAGTGTTCCCAGTTATACATGGCAGATATGGTGAAGATGGTGGCATTCAG GAGCTCTTAGAAGAATACAATATTCCATTTGTTGGCACAGGATCAAATGAGTGTCGTCAAGCATTTGACAAG TATGATGCCTCCTTGGAGCTCAGCAAACAGGGATTCATAACAGTGCCTAATTTTTTAGTGCAG GGAAATGAAGGGAATGAATATGAATTATCAAAGTGGTTTTCTAGAAATCAGCTGGACCCTTACTCAGGGAAAGTTGTG GTAAAACCAGCAAGAGCTGGATCAAGCATTGGTGTTAAGGTTGCATATGGTGTGCTTGATTCTTTAACAAAGGCTGATGAAATTATTTCAGAG GGAATTGATGACAAAGTCCTTATTGAAATATTTCTTGAAGGGGGGAGTGAGTTTACAGCCATTGTCCTGGATGTGGGGTCTGGTTTGGATTGCCATCCTGTTGTGCTATTGCCAACTGAG GTCGAGCTTCAATTTCATGGCAGTGTTGATATAACAGAAAAGGATGCAATTTTTAATTACCGAAGAAAGTATCTTCCAACACAGCAG GTAGCTTATCACACTCCACCTCGATTTCCCATAGATGTAATTGAAACTATTCGTGAAGGTGCGTCTTTGTTATTCCAAAGGCTTGGTCTACGTGATTTTGCTCGAATTGATGGATGGTTTCTGCCTAATTCTGTTCATATGTCGTCATCTTCTGAGAGCAAATTTGGAAGGACTGAATTGGGTAACATTATATTTACTGATATTAACCTG ATCAGTGGAATGGAACAGACCAGCTTTTTATTTCAGCAATCTTCAAAG GTTGGATTTTCTCATTCCAACATTCTCCGGACCATTATTTACCGTGCTTGCTTGCGGTTTCCCAATCTTGCATCATTCAGTAGTGGATCAAGTCATTTGCCTAGAAGATCAAAATCTGCCCAGATTAGCAAAGCATTTTCCATCAATGAAAGCACCCGCAaagtttttgtcatttttggaGGGGACACATCAGAGCGGCAAGTATCTCTTATGAGTGGAACAAATGTCTGGCTCAATTTGCAAGCTTTTGATGAT CTTGAAGTAACTCCATGTTTGCTTGCCCCCACAAGTGAATTTGTCTCTGGTGTGGATTCAAACAATAAGGAATCTGATGTGAGCTCCAGAACAGTTTGGTCTTTACC TTATTCTCTTGTGCTAAGACACACAACAGAGGAAGTGATTGCTGCGTGCATGGAGGCAATTGAGCCAGCTCGGGCTGCACTGACATCTCAGTTACGGAACAAAGTGATAGACAATCTCATGGAAGGTTTGACAAAGCACAGTTGGTTTACAGGGTTTGATATTGCTGATGAACCACCTAGGAGATTTTCCTTGGAGCAGTGGATCAAGCTAGCCAAGGAAGTTCAGGCAACTGTTTTTATTGCAG tgCATGGAGGCATTGGTGAAGATGGTACTCTTCAATCTTTGTTGGAAGCTGCAAGGGTTCCTTATACag GCCCCGGAGTGATTTCTTCAAAGACTTGTATGGACAAAGTTGCAACGTCTCTTGCTCTTAACCAT CTTGCAACCAGGGGAGTTCTTACTATAAATAAAGATGTGTGGAGAAAAGAGGATCTAATTAAGATGCCCATTCTAGGTATATGGCATGATTTGACGTCAAAGCTTCAGTGTGAAACATTATGCATTAAACCAGCAAGAGATGGATGCTCAACTGGGGTTGCAAGATTATG CTGTGCCAAGGACCTTGAAGTGTACGTGAAAGCATTGGACGACTGCCTTCTAAGGATTCCTTCTAATAGTTTGTCAAAG GCACACGGAATGATTGAGATGCCAAACCTTCCTCCAGATCAATTAATCTTTGAGCCTTTTATTGAGACTGATGAGATAATTGTTTCATCCAAATCCATGAATGAAAATGGACATCACCTTATGTGGAGAGGACGTAGTAGATGGGTGGAAATAACAGTTGGTGTCATTGGAAAACGTGGATCAATGCACTCATTGAGTCCTAGTATTACTATCAAGGAGACTGGTGATATCTTATCACTTGAGGAGAAATTCCAAG GTGGGACTGGCATCAATCTGACTCCACCCCCGTTATCAATTATTAG TAAGGAAGCCTTGGAAAGATGTAAAGAATATATTGAACTGATTGCAAACACATTGCAACTGGAAGGATTTTCACGGATTGATGCATTTGTTAATGTAGACAGTGGAGAG GTTTTGATCATAGAGGTTAATACAGTGCCTGGAATGACACCTTCCACTGTTCTAATTCATCAg GCACTATCAGAGCAGCCACCCGTGTATCCTCACCAGTTCTTCCGAATGCTACTTGATTTGGCATCAGAGAGATCCACCTGA